The following coding sequences are from one Perognathus longimembris pacificus isolate PPM17 chromosome 13, ASM2315922v1, whole genome shotgun sequence window:
- the Eif4g2 gene encoding eukaryotic translation initiation factor 4 gamma 2, which translates to MPPTPALRKHFPEVWPVWGAPRGPLAGHPLGEGCARPEARRLLKAPDPETRSDSPRCAPGAPGLGGRQVREGAGGSALTLRRQESPKPQSLREYGFAHCGGAAPQPSLVCSSSPSPRADWWRTASRLLIGQRRSHSGRLWWVRLPQSDKFGFRHASAPAASWSSMEVAAILGEGFSILPSPPLPTPSINIILLKILRCQAAKVESAIAEGGASRFSASSGGGGSRGAPQHYPKTAGNSEFLGKTPGQNAQKWIPARSTRRDDNSAANNSANEKERHDAIFRKVRGILNKLTPEKFDKLCLELLNVGVESKLILKGVILLIVDKALEEPKYSSLYAQLCLRLAEDAPNFDGPAAEGQPGQKQSTTFRRLLISKLQDEFENRTRNVDVYDKRENPLLPEEEEQRAIAKIKMLGNIKFIGELGKLDLIHESILHKCIKTLLEKKKRVQLKDMGEDLECLCQIMRTVGPRLDHERAKSLMDQYFARMCSLMLSKELPARIRFLLQDTVELREHHWVPRKAFLDNGPKTINQIRQDAVKDLGVFIPAPMAQGMRSDFFLEGPFMPPRMKMDRDPLGGLADMFGQMPGSGIGTGPGVIQDRFSPTMGRHRSNQLFNGHGGHIMPPTQSQFGEMGGKFMKSQISLRPAQSFLMNKNQVPKLQPQITMIPPSAQPPRTQTPPLGQTPQLGLKTNPPLIQEKPAKTSKKPPPSKEELLKLTETVVTEYLNSGNTNEAVNGVREMRAPKHFLPEMLSKVIILSLDRSDEDKEKASSLISLLKQEGIATSDNFMQAFLNVLDQCPKLEVDIPLVKSYLAQFAARAIISELVSISELAQPLESGTHFPLFLLCLQQLAKLQDREWLTELFQQSKVNMQKMLPEIDQNKDRMLEILEGKGLSFLFPLLKLEKELLKQIKLDPSPQTIYKWIKDNISPKLHVDKGFVNILMTSFLQYISSEVSPPSDETDSSSAPSKEQLEQEKQLLLSFKPVMQKFLHDHVDLQVSALYALQVHCYNSNFPKGMLLRFFVHFYDMEIIEEEAFLAWKEDITQEFPGKGKALFQVNQWLTWLETAEEEESEEEAD; encoded by the exons ATGCCCCCAACGCCGGCTCTCCGCAAGCACTTTCCCGAAGTCTGGCCCGTTTGGGGCGCTCCCCGGGGACCGCTGGCCGGCCACCCTCTGGGGGAGGGCTGTGCCCGGCCCGAG GCCCGAAGGCTGCTCAAAGCCCCAGACCCCGAGACCCGTAGCGATTCCCCACGCTGCGCCCCGGGGGCGCCAGGCCTCGGAGGCAGGCAGGTCCGCGAGGGCGCCGGAGGATCAGCGCTGACACTCCGGAGACAAGAGTCGCCTAAG CCGCAGAGCCTTCGCGAATATGGCTTTGCGCACTGCGGCGGGGCTGCGCCGCAACCGAgcttggtttgtagctcctcccctTCGCCCCGTGCGGATTGGTGGCGGACGGCATCCCGGCTGCTGATTGGGCAAAGAAGGAGCCATTCGGGGCGGCTCTGGTGGGTTCGTCTGCCCCAGAGTGATAAGTTCGGCTTCAGACACGCCTCAGCGCCAGCAGCGAGTTGGAGCTCTATGGAGGTGGCGGCGA TTCTCGGTGAAG GTTTTTCAattctcccatcccctcccctccccaccccatccatTAATATTATTCTTTTGAAGATTCTTCGTTGTCAAGCCGCCAAAGTGGAGAGTGCGATTGCAGAAGGGGGTGCTTCTCGTTTCAG TGCTTCTTCGGGCGGAGGAGGAAGTAGGGGTGCACCTCAGCACTATCCCAAGACTGCTGGCAACAG cgAGTTCCTGGGGAAAACCCCAGGGCAAAACGCTCAGAAATGGATTCCTGCACGAAGCACTAGACGAGATGACAACTCCGCAGCAAACAACTCCGCAAATGAAAAAGAACGACATGATGCAATCTTCAGGAAAGTAAGAGG catACTAAATAAGCTTACTCCTGAAAAGTTTGACAAGCTATGCCTTGAGCTCCTCAATGTGGGTGTAGAGTCTAAACTCATCCTTAAAGGGGTCATACTGCTG ATTGTGGACAAAGCCCTAGAAGAGCCAAAGTATAGCTCACTGTATGCTCAGCTATGTCTGCGATTGGCAGAAGATGCACCAAACTTTGATGGCCCAGCAGCAGAGGGTCAACCAGGACAGAAGCAAAGCACA ACATTCAGACGCCTCCTAATTTCCAAATTACAAGATGAATTTGAAAACCGAACCAGAAATGTTGATG TCTATGATAAGCGTGAAAACCCCCTCCTTCCtgaggaggaggaacagagagCCATTGCTAAGATCAAGATGTTGGGGAACATCAAATTCATTGGAGAACTTGGCAAGCTTGATCTTATTCATGAATCTATCCTTCATAAGTGCATCAAAACA cttttggaaaagaagaagagagtcCAACTCAAAGATATGGGAGAGGATTTGGAGTGCCTCTGTCAGATAATGAGGACAGTGGGGCCTAGATTAGACCACGAACGAGCCAAG tccTTAATGGATCAGTACTTTGCCAGAATGTGCTCCTTGATGTTAAGTAAGGAATTGCCAGCGAGGATTCGTTTCCTGCTGCAG gATACAGTAGAGTTGCGAGAACACCATTGGGTTCCTCGCAAGGCTTTTCTTGACAATGGACCAAAGACGATCAATCAAATCCGTCAAGACGCAGTAAAG GATTTAGGAGTGTTTATTCCTGCTCCTATGGCTCAAGGGATGAGAAGTGACTTCTTTTTGGAGGGACCGTTTATGCCACCCCGGATGAAAATGGATAGGGACCCACTTGGAGGACTTGCTGATATGTTTGGACAAATGCCAG GCAGCGGAATTGGTACTGGTCCAGGAGTTATCCAGGATAGATTTTCACCCACCATGGGACGTCATCGTTCAAATCAACTCTTCAATGGCCATGGGGGACACATCATGCCTCCCACACAGTCGCAGTTTGGAGAGATGGGAGGCAAGTTTATGAAAAGCCAG attaGTTTGAGGCCTGCTCAATCGTTCCTAATGAATAAAAATCAAGTGCCAAAGCTTCAGCCCCAGATAACTATGATTCCTCCTAGTGCACAACCACCACGCACTCAAACACCTCCTCTGGGACAG ACTCCTCAGCTTGGTCTCAAAACTAATCCACCACTTATCCAGGAAAAGCCtgccaagaccagcaaaaagccaccacCATCAAAAGAAGAACTACTTAAACTAACT gaaactgTTGTGACTGAATATCTGAATAGTGGAAATACAAATGAGGCTGTCAATGGTGTACGAGAAATGAGAGCTCCTAAACACTTTCTTCCTGAGATGTTAAGCAAAGTGATCATCCTGTCACTAGATAGAAGTGACgaagataaagaaaaagcaagttCTTTGATTAGCTTACTCAAACAGGAAGGAATAGCTACAAGTGACAACTTCATGCAG GCTTTCCTGAATGTATTGGACCAGTGCCCCAAACTGGAGGTTGACATCCCGCTGGTGAAATCATATTTAGCACAGTTTGCAGCTCGTGCCATCATTTCAGAGCTGGTGAGCATTTCAGAACTAGCTCAACCATTGGAGAGTGGCacccatttccctctcttcttacTTTGCCTTCAGCAGTTGGCTAAATTACAAGATCGAGAATGGTTAACAGAACTTTTTCAACAAAGCAAGGTCAATATGCAGAAAATGCTCCCAG AAATAGATCAGAATAAGGACCGAATGTTGGAGATTTTGGAAGGAAAGGGACTAAGTTTCTTATTCCCACTCCTCAAATTGGAGAAGGAACTTTTGAAGCAAATAAAATTGGATCCATCCCCTCAAACCATatataaatggattaaagacaaCATCTCTCCCAAACTTCATGTAGATAAAGGATTTGTGAACATCTTGATGACTAG CTTCTTACAGTATATTTCTAGTGAAGTAAGCCCACCCAGCGATGAAACAGATTCTTCCTCTGCTCCTTCCAAAGAACAGTTAGAGCAGGAAAAACAACTGCTGCTTTCTTTCAAGCCAGTGATGCAGAAATTCCTTCACGATCACGTTGATCTACAGGTCAGTGCCCTGTATGCTTTGCAGGTGCACTGTTACAACAGCAACTTCCCAAAAG gcATGTTACTCCGTTTTTTTGTTCACTTctatgacatggaaattattgAAGAGGAAGCTTTCTTGGCTTGGAAAGAAGATATAACCCAAGAGTTTCCAGGGAAAGGCAAGGCTTTGTTCCAG GTGAATCAGTGGCTAACCTGGCTAGAAACTGCTGAAGAAGAAGAATCAGAGGAAGAAGCTGACTAA